From the genome of Burkholderia pyrrocinia:
CACCGCTGGCGGCGTGCGCGTCGCGGGCGTGCCGATGGACGGCTTCGACGCGAAGGACGTCGTGGTCGCGCTGCGTCCCGACGACATCGAGCGCGCGGACGACGCCGGCGACAACACGTTCGACGCGACGGTCGAAACGGTCGAGTACGGCGGCCGCGATTCGCTGATCCGCGCGGTCGCGCCGTTCGGCCCGATCTGGGCGCGCGTGGCCGGCGAATTCGCGGAAGGCGAACGGTTGCGGCTGCGCGTCGCGCCGTCGCGCACGCTCGTGTATCCGGGAGTGCCGGCATGAGCGGCCCGAGCGCCGCGCCGTCGCGCCGGGAGGCCGCATGAGCACGCTCGCGGCCGGCACGCCGCGCGACGCGAAGGCCTGGCTCGTCACGCCCGCGCTCGCGTTCATCGTCGCGCTGTTCATCTATCCGTTCGCGTACGGCCTCGTGCTGTCGTTCCAGCCGATGAACGGCGGCGGCGCGCTCGCGAACTACGTGCAGTTCTTCACCGATACCGCGATGTGGCCGACCGTGCTCGTCACGCTGAAGCTCGCGGTGCCGGCGACGCTGATCAACGTCGGCGTCTCGGTGCCCGTCGCGTTCGCGCTGCGCCGCAATTCGCCGTACCAGAAGTTCGTCACGACGCTGCTCGTGATTCCCGTCACGCTCGGCACGGTGCTCGTCGCCGACGGGATGCTCACGTACTTCGGGCCGAACGGCTGGTTCCCGCAGGCGCTGCAGGGGCTGCACCTGTACACGGACGAAGTGCGCCTCACGCACAACTACTGGGGCGTGCTGCTGTCGCTGATCGTGTCGGGCTTTCCGTTCGCGTTCCTGCTGATGCTGTCGTACATCAGCGGCATCGACCCGACGCTCGCGCGCGCGGCGGCGACGCTCGGCGCGAACCCGTGGCAGCAGTTCCGGCAGATCTACCTGCCGCTGCTCGTGCCGGGGCTCACGATGGCCGCGTGCCTGTCGTTCGTGCAGGCGTTCTCGGTGTTCCCGTCGGCCGTGCTGCTCGGCGCGCCGGCCGGGCCGACCCGCGTGATCTCGATCGCGGCGGCCGAGGCCGCGTTCGAGAGCTACGACTATTCGCTCGCGTCGGCGATCGCGATCGTGATGGGCTTCGTGCAGTTGCTGGTGGTCGCGTCGATGCTCGGCGCGCGCCGTTTCTTCTACACGGGGCCGGTGACGGGGGGCAAGGGCTGATGGCGACCGACAATCATG
Proteins encoded in this window:
- a CDS encoding ABC transporter permease → MSTLAAGTPRDAKAWLVTPALAFIVALFIYPFAYGLVLSFQPMNGGGALANYVQFFTDTAMWPTVLVTLKLAVPATLINVGVSVPVAFALRRNSPYQKFVTTLLVIPVTLGTVLVADGMLTYFGPNGWFPQALQGLHLYTDEVRLTHNYWGVLLSLIVSGFPFAFLLMLSYISGIDPTLARAAATLGANPWQQFRQIYLPLLVPGLTMAACLSFVQAFSVFPSAVLLGAPAGPTRVISIAAAEAAFESYDYSLASAIAIVMGFVQLLVVASMLGARRFFYTGPVTGGKG